The Streptomyces laurentii region GCCTGCGCCGTCCGCGGGTCCGGGTGCGACGCGGGCGCCACGACCCGGTGGGCGGGGTCGCGGACCTCGCCGACCAGCATCTCCAGGACGTCCTCCAGGGCGACCAGGCCGAGCACCCGGCCGGAGGCGTCCGCGACCTGCGCGAGGTGCGTGGCGGCCCGGCGCATCACGGTGAGCGCGTCGTCCAGCGGCAGCTCCGGCCGGAGCGTGGCCAGCGGGCGCCACACCTGCTGGGGCAGCGCGCGCTCCCGGTCCTCCAGGTCGAGGACGTCCTTCACGTGCACGAAGCCCATGAGGGTGCCCCGGCCCTCGGCGCGCACCGGGAAGCGGGAGTAGCCGGTCCGTACGGTCAGCTCCTCGATCTCGCGCGGGGTGGCCGACGGGGAGACCGTGACGAGCGCGGCCGCCGGTATGAGGACGTCCGTGACCGGGCGGGTGCCCAGTTCCAGGGCGTCCTCCAGACGCTCCTGCTCGGCCGGGTCGAGCAGTCCGGCCTGGCCGGCGTCCTCGACGAGCCGGCCGAGCTGCGTGCTGGTGAAGACGGCCTCCACCTCGTCCTTCGGCTCGACCTTGAAGGCCCGCAGGACCAGCGCGGCGCAGGCGCCGAGGGCGGCGGTGACGGGCCGGCAGACCCGGGCGAAGGCGACCAGGCCGGGGCCGAGGAGCAGGGCGGTGCGCTCGGGGTCGGCCATGGCCAGGTTCTTCGGCACCATCTCACCGATGACCAGGTGCAGGACGACCACCACGGCCAGCGCGATCACATAGCCGAGGGGGTGGATCAGGCCCTCGGGGACGTGGACGGCGTGGAAGACGGGTTCGAGCAGCCGGGCCACGGTCGGCTCGGCGACCGCGCCGAGCGTCAGGGAGGCGACGGTGATACCGAACTGGGCGGCGGCCATCATCTGCGGCAGGTGCTCCAGGCCGTGGAGGACCTGGCGGGCGCGGGCGCCGCCGAGCGGTTCGATCTGGCTGCGGCGGACGGAGACGAGCGCGAACTCGGCGCCGACGAAGAAGCCGTTGGCGAGGACCAGCAGGACGGCGAAGAGCAGGGGCAGGAGACTCATCGGACCGCCTCCGCGGCGACGGGCACCGGGGCGATGCGCATGAGGCGCACGCGTTCGGCGCGGTAGCGGTCGACCTGGCGGACCGAGAGCCGCCAGCCGGGCAGCTCGGCGCGGTCGCCGGGGGCGGGGATGCGGCCGAGCAGGTCGGCGACGAGCCCGGCGACCGTCTCGTACGGGCCGTCGGGCACGTCGAGTCCTATCCGGCGCAGGGTGTGCACCCGGCAGGAGCCGTCGGCCTCCCAGATCTGGGAGCCGTCGTCGGTGGGCACGGGCGCGAGCTCGGGCCGCGCGTCGGCGGCGGTGTCGTGCTCGTCGCGGACCTCGCCGACGAGTTCCTCGACGATGTCCTCCAGGGTGACGACGCCGGCGGTGCCGCCGTACTCGTCGACGACGACCGCGATGGGCTGCTCGCGGCGGAGCCGTTCGAGCAGGGCCTGGACGGGCAGCGACTCGGGGACGAGCAGCGGCGGGACGGCGATCCGGCCGACCGGGACCCGGTGCCGCTCCTTCGGTACGACCGCGAGGGCGTCCTTGAGGTGGACCATGCCGACGATCTCGTCGATCCGCTCGCGGTAGACCGGGAAGCGGGACAGACCGGTGGCCCGGGTGAGGTTGAGCACGTCGGCCGCGGTCGCGTCGGACTGCAGGGCGCTCACCTTCACGCGCGGGGTCATGACCTGGTCGGCGGTGAGGCCGCCGAGGGTCAGGGTCCGGACGAAGAGGTCGGCGGTGTCCTGTTCGAGGGCGCCGGCCTGGGCCGAGTGGCGGGCGAGGGAGACCAGCTCCCGCGGGGTGCGGACCGAGTCGAGCTCGTCGGCCGGTTCGACGCCGAAGAGCCGGACGAGCCGGTTGGCCACGGTGTTCAGCGCGGAGATCACCGGACGGAACAGGCTGGAGAAGACGTGTTGCGGGCCGGCGACGAAGCGCGCGACCTGCAGCGGCCGGGAGACCGCCCAGTTCTTCGGCACGAGTTCGCCGACGACCATCTGTACGGCGGAGGCGAGCAGCATGCCGATCAGGACGGCGATGCCGGAGACGGCGCCGTCCGGGAGGCCGGTGGCGCTCAGCGGTCCGTCGAGCAGCCCGGCGATCGCGGGCTCGGCGAGCATGCCGGTGACGAGCGAGGTGATGGTGATGCCGAGCTGGGTGCCGGAAAGCTGGAAGGACAGCTCGCGCAGCGCCGTGACGACGGTGCGGGCGCGGCGGTCGCCTTCGGCGGCGGCGCGCTCTGCGTCCGCCCGTTCCACGGTGACGAGGCCGAACTCGGCGGCCACGAAGAAGCCGTTGGCGAGGATCAGGAGGAAAGCTGCGAGGAGCAGCAGGAGAGAGACGATCATGCCGCCGCCTCGGACGAGGGGGCGGCGCAGGTACTACCGGACGATCCGTCCATTGCCGGAGGGAGTCACTCCTCGGGTCGAAGGTCTGCCTCGCGGGCCGCCGGCGGGCGGCCCTGCACACGCGAGACGGTGGCGCCGCTCGGCACCACCGCCATCAAGAGTAGTCACGTGCGGGCCGTCCCGGGCAGGGGGTCGGCCCCGGATGGGGGACGGATCAGGGTCCGGTACGGGGTCGGCTCGGGGTCTCCCCCGGTCCGCGCGCCCCCTCGTCGGCCCCTGTGCGCGCCTCCGACCGCCCCGGGTCCCGAGGCCGGATCAGGCGCCTTCGCGCCCGGTGCCCCGGCTGTCGGCGAGGGCCCGCAGAGCCCTCGCGTCCTCTATGGCCCGGCCCTTGGCGATGCCGGGCTGGATGCCGAGCACCGGCAGGCTGGTGCCGTCGCTCAGGTCGAGGAACACCCACGGGTCGCCGGGGCGCAGGTTGACCCGCAGGATCTCGGCCCAGGCGAGCCGGCGGACCCGGGTGATGTTCACCACGGTCACGCCGTCGTCGTCGGCGACGACCTTGGGACGGCTGAGCATGACCAGGACACCCGCGAAGAGTGCGGCGACGAACACGAAGCTCATCCGCTCCCCCGGCGACAGCGAATCCAGCATCAGGCCGACGGCGCTGATGACGACGAACATCGCCACCCCACTCGTCAGCAGGACGACCCGGGTGCGGGCCGGCCGGAAGGTGACCGGAAGGGCGGGTGCGCTGGTGTCGGACATGCGGGTGTTCCGGCTTTCGGTACGGGGTGGCGTGAGGACGTCGGCGTGAAGTCGTCGGCGCGGGGTGGCCCCCGGCGCGGCTCAGAGCCGGCAGGCGTGGATGGCCGTGGTGAGGATGGCGCGGGCGCCCAGCTCGTACAGGTCGTCCATGACCTTCTGCGCCTCGCGGGACGGCACCATCGCGCGGACGGCGACCCAGCCCTCGTTGTGCAGCGGGGAGACGGTCGGGGACTCCAGGCCGGGGGTGAGGGCGACGGCCTGCTCCAGGTGCTCGGCGCGGCAGTCGTAGTCCATCATCACGTAGCTGCGGGCGACCAGGACGCCCTGGAGGCGGCGCAGGAACTGCTGCACCTTGGGGTCGTCGGTGGGGGCGCCGGCGCGGCGGACGACGACGGCCTCGGAGGTGAGGATCGGCTCGCCGATGACCTCCAGGCCGGCGTTGCGCAGGCTCGTGCCGGTCTCGACGACGTCCGCGATGATCTGGGCGACACCCAGCTGGATCGCGGTCTCGACCGCGCCGTCGAGGTGGACGACGGCAGCGTCGATGCCCTGTTCGGCGAGGTGCTTGCCGACGATGCCCTCGTAGGAGGTCGCGATCGTCATGCCGTGGAAGTCCTTGGGACCGGTCGCGGTGCCCGGGCGGGTGGCGTAGCGGAAGGTGGAGCGGCCGAAGTTCAGCGGCAGGATCTCCTCGGCGTTGGCTCCGGAGTCCAGGAGCAGGTCGCGGCCGGTGATGCCGATGTCGAGCCGGCCGGACGCCACGTAGATCGCGATGTCCTTGGGGCGGAGGTAGAAGAACTCCACCTCGTTGTCGGGGTCGACGGTGACGAGTTCCTTGGACTCCTTGCGCTGCCGGTAGCCCGCCTCATGGAGCATCTCCATCGCAGGTCCGGAGAGGGAACCCTTGTTGGGGACGGCGATGCGCAGCATGGGGTGGGCTTCCTTTGCCTCAGAGGTCGTACGTCGTGCGGGGTGGGGTGGTTCCGGTCCGGCGGCCCCTTCGGGGAGGGGCGGCGGGATCAGAGATGGGCGTAGACGTCGTCGAGCGAGATCCCGCGGGCGACCATCATCACCTGGACGTGGTACAGCAGCTGCGAGATCTCCTCGGCGGCGGCTTCGTTGCCCTCGTACTCGGCGGCCATCCAGACCTCGGCGGCCTCCTCGACGACCTTCTTGCCGATGGCGTGGACGCCCTTGCCGACCAGTTCCGCGGTACGGGAGGTCGCCGGGTCGCCGGTCTCGGCCTTGCTCTTGAGCTCGGTGAAGAGCTCTTCGAAGGTTTTGTTCGCCATGATGTCCTAAGGGTACGGGGTACGACGGCGCGCCTCAGCGCCAGGGTTCGCTCACCGTGCGCAGCGCGGTCGCGGTGGCGACGGCGGCGGTCACGGCCTCGTGGCCCTTGTCCTCGTGGGACCCTTCCAGGCCGGCCCGGTCCAGGGCCTGCTCCTCGGTGTCACAGGTCAGGACGCCGAATCCGACGGGTACGCCGGTCTCGACGGCGACCTGGGTCAGGCCGTTGGTGACGCCCTGGCACACGTACTCGAAGTGCGGCGTGCCGCCGCGGATGACGACGCCGAGTGCCACGACCGCATCGTAGCCGCGCCCGGCGAGCACCTTGGCCACGACGGGGAGTTCGAAGCTGCCCGGGACGCGGAGCAGGGTGGGCTCCTCGATGCCGAGTTCGGTGAGGGCGCGCAGGGCGCCGTCGACGAGGCCGTCCATGATCTTCTCGTGCCACTGGGCCGCGACGACCGCGACCCGCAGGTCACCGCAGTTCTTCACGCTGAGGACGGGTGCGCCCTTGCCGCTCATGTCTCTCCTTGCCGGGTTGTGCCGTGTGATGCGGTGCCCCGCCCCTCGCCGTTCGTGAAAGGGGCGGGGTGCCGGGGTTACTGGTGGGGGTGGGTGCCGGCCGGGGTGGGGTCCAGCCAGGGCAGGTCGTGGCCCATCCGGTCCCGCTTGGTGCGCAGGTAGCCGAGGTTGTGCTCGCCCGCCTGGACCGGCATGGGCTCGCGGCCGGTGACGTCGAGGCCGTGCCGGGTGAGGGCGGCGGTCTTGTCGGGGTTGTTGGTGAGCAGCCGCAGGCCGCGCACGCCGAGGTCGGCGAGGATCCGCGCGCCGGCCGCGTAGTCGCGGGCGTCGGCGGGCAGGCCGAGCTCCAGGTTGGCGTCGAGGGTGTCGCGGCCGCGTTCCTGGAGTTCGTACGCGCGGAGCTTGGACAGCAGGCCGATGCCGCGGCCCTCGTGGCCGCGCAGATAGACGACGACACCGCGGCCGGCCTCGGTGATCCGCTCCATGGCCGCCTCCAGCTGGGGGCCGCAGTCGCAGCGCAGCGAATGGAAGACGTCGCCGGTCAGGCATTCGGAGTGGACCCGGACGAGGACGTCCCGGCCGTCGCCGAGGTCGCCGTGGACGAGGGCGACGTGCTCGACGCCGTCGGTGGTGGAGCGGTAGCCGTACGCGGTGAACTCGCCGTACGCGGTCGGCAGCCGGACCTCGGCCTCGCGGCGGACGAGGGGCTCGGCGGAGCGGCGGTAGGCGATCAGGTCCTCGATGGAGATGATCGTCAGGCCGTGTTTGCGGGCGAACGGGACCAGCTCGGGCAGTCGCAGCATCACGCCGTCCTCGCCGGCGATCTCGACGATCGCGCCGGCCGGGCGGAGTCCGGCGAGCCGGGCCAGGTCGACGGCTGCCTCGGTGTGGCCGGGGCGGGTCAGCACGCCGCCGGACCGGGCGCGCAGCGGGAAGACGTGGCCGGGGCGGACGAAGTCGCCGGGCTCGTACGTGCCGGCGGCCAGCATCCGCAGGGTGGTGGCGCGGTCGGCGGCCGAGATGCCGGTGGTGACGCCGTGCACGGGGGCGGCGTCGACGGAGACGGTGAAGGCGGTCCGCATCGCCTCGGTGTTCTGCTCGACCATCTGCGGCAGCCGCAGGCGGTCGAGTTCGTCGCCTTCCATGGGGGCGCAGATCAGACCGCGGCACTCGCTCATCATGAAGGCGACGATCTCGGGGGTGGCCTTCTCGGCCGCGATGACGAGGTCGCCCTCGTTCTCGCGGTCCTCGTCGTCCACGACGACGACGGGACGGCCGGCGGCGATGTCCGCGACGGCCTGCTCGACGGGGTCGAGGGCGAGGTCGGTGGTGTCCCAGAACCGGCTGGTGGTGTCCGCGGGGAGCGCGTCGGAGGACAGGGGGCCGGCGGACGACAGGTGGGTGCTCACGCGTGGGCTCCTTCCAGGGCGGGGACGGTCCGCGACCGGAGCCACCAGTCGCGCATGCCCCAGACGACGAGGGCGAAGTAGACGACGTAGACCAGGCCGGAGAAGGCGAGGCCGCTGTGGAAGGCGAGCGGGACGCCGACGAGGTCGACGAGGAGCCAGGCGAACCAGAACTCGATCAGGCCACGGGCCTGGGCGACCATCGCGACGAGGGTGCCGACGAAGATGTACGCGTCGGCCCACGGGCTCCAGGAAAGCGACGGGTAGAGGGTGAACAGGCCGCCGACGGCGAGGGTGCCGAGGGCCGCGCCCGCCAGCAGCAGCCCGCGCTCCTTCCAGGTGGCGAAGCGGACGGCGAGGGAGCCGTCCTGGGCCTGCTGCTTGCCGCGGTTCCACTGCCACCAGCCCCAGGCGGCGACGCCGATGACGAGGAGCTGCTTGCCGACGCCGCCGGACAGGTGGGCGGAGGCGTAGGCGCCGACGAGGACGATGCCGGAGAGCAGCTGGGCGGGCCAGGTGAGGATGGAGCGGCGCCAGCCGAGGGCGAGGGCCAGCAGACCGATCGTGTTGCCGATCATGTCGGACCACAGGATGTGCTGGCCGAAGACGACGAACGCCTCGGAGTTGAGCCAGTTCACTTGACGTTCTCCTGTGCGTTCGGGCCGAGCAGCCGCTCGACGTACTTGGCGATGACGTCCACCTCGAGGTTGACCGGGTCGCCGGGCTGCTTGATGCCGAGCGTGGTCAGGGCGAGGGTGGTGGGGATGAGGCTGATGGTGAAGCGGTCGTCGCCGGCCTCGACGACGGTGAGGCTGACGCCGTCGACCGTGATGGAGCCCTTGTCGACGACGTAGCGGGCGAGCGGGGCGGGCAGGCCGACGGTGACGACCTCCCAGTGCTCGGAGGGCTCGCGCTTCAGGATCGTCCCGGTGCCGTCCACGTGGCCCTGGACGATGTGGCCGCCGAGACGTCCGCCGACGGCCATGGGCCGCTCCAGGTTGACCCGGGAGCCGGGCTCCAGGGCGCCGAGGGAGGAGCGCTTGAGGGTCTCGGCCATCACGTCGGCGGTGAACTCGCCGTCGGCGGTCTCCACGACCGTGAGGCAGACGCCGTTGACGGCGATCGAGTCGCCGTGCCGGGCGCCCTCGGTGACCAGGGGGCCGCGCAGTCGGAAGCGGGAGGCGTCGGTCAGCTGCTCGACGGCGACGACCTCGCCAAGTTCTTCGACGATTCCGGTGAACACGGTCAGGCTCCCTTGGGGGTCGGGACGGCAGAGGCGGTGGGAACGGCGGTGATACGGAGATCGGATCCCACGCGCGCGGTGTCGGTGACGTCGAGGCGCAACGCGCGCGTGATCGTGTTGATTCCGGCGTCGGCGAGGGCGGCGGGGCCCGCGCCGAGGAGGACCGGGGCGAGATAGCCGACGACCTGGTCGACGGCGCCCGCGGCGACGAAGGAGCCCGCGAGGGTGGGGCCGCCTTCGAGGAGGACGGAGCGGACACCGCGCGCGTACAGCCCGGAAAGCAGCTCGTCGACGCCGATGCGGCCGTCACGCAGGGGCAGCCGGAGCAGCTCGACGCCGGGCAGGTGCCGGGTGTCGGCGTCCTCGCCGACGACCAGCAGCGTGGGCGCGGCGTCGTCGAGGATCCGGGCGGTGGGCAGCACGCCGGCGCGGGTGTCGAGGGCGACCCGCAGCGGCTGGGCGGCGCCCTCGATGCCGCGGACGGCGAGGTGCGGGTCGTCGGCGCGGAGCGTGCCGCCGCCGACCACGACCGCGTCGGCCTCGGCGCGCAGCCGGTGGACCTCGGCGCGGGACGCGGCGGAGGTGATCCAGCGGGAGCTGCCGTCGGCGGCGGCGATCCGGCCGTCGAGGGTGGCGGCGTACTTCCAGCGGACGAAGGGGCGGCCGTGGCGTACGGCGGTGAGCCAGGCCAGGT contains the following coding sequences:
- a CDS encoding ATP phosphoribosyltransferase (ATP phosphoribosyltransferase [Streptomyces sp. Mg1];~ATP phosphoribosyltransferase; Reviewed; PRK00489;~ATP phosphoribosyltransferase; cl15266;~HisG, C-terminal domain; cl06867;~identified by MetaGeneAnnotator; putative) — translated: MLRIAVPNKGSLSGPAMEMLHEAGYRQRKESKELVTVDPDNEVEFFYLRPKDIAIYVASGRLDIGITGRDLLLDSGANAEEILPLNFGRSTFRYATRPGTATGPKDFHGMTIATSYEGIVGKHLAEQGIDAAVVHLDGAVETAIQLGVAQIIADVVETGTSLRNAGLEVIGEPILTSEAVVVRRAGAPTDDPKVQQFLRRLQGVLVARSYVMMDYDCRAEHLEQAVALTPGLESPTVSPLHNEGWVAVRAMVPSREAQKVMDDLYELGARAILTTAIHACRL
- a CDS encoding GTP cyclohydrolase II/3,4-dihydroxy 2-butanone 4-phosphate synthase (3,4-dihydroxy-2-butanone 4-phosphate synthase; cl00336;~GTP cyclohydrolase II (RibA). GTP cyclohydrolase II catalyzes the conversion of GTP to 2,5-diamino-6-ribosylamino-4(3H)-pyrimidinone 5' phosphate, formate, pyrophosphate (APy), and GMP in the biosynthetic pathway of riboflavin. Riboflavin is the...; cd00641;~GTP cyclohydrolase II/3,4-dihydroxy 2-butanone 4-phosphate synthase [Amycolatopsis mediterranei U32];~bifunctional 3,4-dihydroxy-2-butanone 4-phosphate synthase/GTP cyclohydrolase II protein; Provisional;~dimerization interface [polypeptide binding];~identified by MetaGeneAnnotator; putative); translation: MSTHLSSAGPLSSDALPADTTSRFWDTTDLALDPVEQAVADIAAGRPVVVVDDEDRENEGDLVIAAEKATPEIVAFMMSECRGLICAPMEGDELDRLRLPQMVEQNTEAMRTAFTVSVDAAPVHGVTTGISAADRATTLRMLAAGTYEPGDFVRPGHVFPLRARSGGVLTRPGHTEAAVDLARLAGLRPAGAIVEIAGEDGVMLRLPELVPFARKHGLTIISIEDLIAYRRSAEPLVRREAEVRLPTAYGEFTAYGYRSTTDGVEHVALVHGDLGDGRDVLVRVHSECLTGDVFHSLRCDCGPQLEAAMERITEAGRGVVVYLRGHEGRGIGLLSKLRAYELQERGRDTLDANLELGLPADARDYAAGARILADLGVRGLRLLTNNPDKTAALTRHGLDVTGREPMPVQAGEHNLGYLRTKRDRMGHDLPWLDPTPAGTHPHQ
- a CDS encoding 6,7-dimethyl-8-ribityllumazine synthase (6,7-dimethyl-8-ribityllumazine synthase [Streptomyces cattleya NRRL 8057 = DSM46488];~homopentamer interface [polypeptide binding];~identified by MetaGeneAnnotator; putative;~lumazine synthase (6,7-dimethyl-8-ribityllumazine synthase, LS), catalyzes the penultimate step in the biosynthesis of riboflavin (vitamin B2); type-I; cd09209), producing the protein MSGKGAPVLSVKNCGDLRVAVVAAQWHEKIMDGLVDGALRALTELGIEEPTLLRVPGSFELPVVAKVLAGRGYDAVVALGVVIRGGTPHFEYVCQGVTNGLTQVAVETGVPVGFGVLTCDTEEQALDRAGLEGSHEDKGHEAVTAAVATATALRTVSEPWR
- a CDS encoding riboflavin synthase subunit alpha (Lumazine binding domain; pfam00677;~catalyzes the formation of riboflavin from 6,7-dimethyl-8-(1-D-ribityl)lumazine;~identified by MetaGeneAnnotator; putative;~riboflavin synthase subunit alpha [Mycobacterium tuberculosis F11];~riboflavin synthase subunit alpha; Provisional), whose product is MFTGIVEELGEVVAVEQLTDASRFRLRGPLVTEGARHGDSIAVNGVCLTVVETADGEFTADVMAETLKRSSLGALEPGSRVNLERPMAVGGRLGGHIVQGHVDGTGTILKREPSEHWEVVTVGLPAPLARYVVDKGSITVDGVSLTVVEAGDDRFTISLIPTTLALTTLGIKQPGDPVNLEVDVIAKYVERLLGPNAQENVK
- a CDS encoding diaminohydroxyphosphoribosylaminopyrimidine deaminase (Diaminohydroxyphosphoribosylaminopyrimidine deaminase or 5-amino-6-(5-phosphoribosylamino)uracil reductase [Streptomyces venezuelae ATCC10712];~RibD C-terminal domain; cl17279;~Riboflavin-specific deaminase. Riboflavin biosynthesis protein RibD (Diaminohydroxyphosphoribosylaminopyrimidine deaminase) catalyzes the deamination of 2,5-diamino-6-ribosylamino-4(3H)-pyrimidinone 5'-phosphate, which is an intermediate step in the...; cd01284;~Zn binding site [ion binding];~catalytic motif [active];~identified by MetaGeneAnnotator; putative;~riboflavinbiosynthesis protein RibD; TIGR00326); translated protein: MATQADITAMRRAIALAARGLGFTSPNPVVGCVVTDASGHPVGEGWHQRAGGPHAEVHALAAAGSAARGGTAYVTLEPCNHTGRTGPCAQALIEAGIARVVYAVGDPNREATGGADTLRAAGTEVGQGLLEDEAEAGNLAWLTAVRHGRPFVRWKYAATLDGRIAAADGSSRWITSAASRAEVHRLRAEADAVVVGGGTLRADDPHLAVRGIEGAAQPLRVALDTRAGVLPTARILDDAAPTLLVVGEDADTRHLPGVELLRLPLRDGRIGVDELLSGLYARGVRSVLLEGGPTLAGSFVAAGAVDQVVGYLAPVLLGAGPAALADAGINTITRALRLDVTDTARVGSDLRITAVPTASAVPTPKGA
- a CDS encoding hypothetical protein (Protein of unknown function (DUF2581); pfam10756;~identified by MetaGeneAnnotator; putative;~possible membrane protein [Streptomyces venezuelae ATCC10712]) is translated as MSDTSAPALPVTFRPARTRVVLLTSGVAMFVVISAVGLMLDSLSPGERMSFVFVAALFAGVLVMLSRPKVVADDDGVTVVNITRVRRLAWAEILRVNLRPGDPWVFLDLSDGTSLPVLGIQPGIAKGRAIEDARALRALADSRGTGREGA
- a CDS encoding phosphoribosyl-AMP pyrophosphatase hisE (Nucleoside Triphosphate Pyrophosphohydrolase (EC 3.6.1.8) MazG-like domain foundin Mycobacterium tuberculosis phosphoribosyl-ATP pyrophosphohydrolase (HisE or PRATP-PH) and its bacterial homologs; cd11547;~extensively drug-resistant (XDR);~homodimer interface [polypeptide binding];~identified by MetaGeneAnnotator; putative;~phosphoribosyl-AMP pyrophosphatase hisE [Mycobacterium tuberculosis KZN605];~putative metal binding site [ion binding]); this translates as MANKTFEELFTELKSKAETGDPATSRTAELVGKGVHAIGKKVVEEAAEVWMAAEYEGNEAAAEEISQLLYHVQVMMVARGISLDDVYAHL
- a CDS encoding integral membrane protein (Domain of unknown function DUF21; pfam01595;~FOG: CBS domain [General function prediction only];~This cd contains two tandem repeats of the cystathionine beta-synthase (CBS pair) domains associated with the CorC_HlyC domain. CorC_HlyC isa transporter associated domain. This small domain is foundin Na+/H+ antiporters, in proteins involved in...; cd04590;~identified by MetaGeneAnnotator; putative;~integral membrane protein [Streptomyces pristinaespiralis ATCC25486]); translated protein: MSLLPLLFAVLLVLANGFFVGAEFALVSVRRSQIEPLGGARARQVLHGLEHLPQMMAAAQFGITVASLTLGAVAEPTVARLLEPVFHAVHVPEGLIHPLGYVIALAVVVVLHLVIGEMVPKNLAMADPERTALLLGPGLVAFARVCRPVTAALGACAALVLRAFKVEPKDEVEAVFTSTQLGRLVEDAGQAGLLDPAEQERLEDALELGTRPVTDVLIPAAALVTVSPSATPREIEELTVRTGYSRFPVRAEGRGTLMGFVHVKDVLDLEDRERALPQQVWRPLATLRPELPLDDALTVMRRAATHLAQVADASGRVLGLVALEDVLEMLVGEVRDPAHRVVAPASHPDPRTAQALAS
- a CDS encoding integral membrane protein (Domain of unknown function DUF21; pfam01595;~Hemolysins and related proteins containing CBS domains [General function prediction only]; COG1253;~This cd contains two tandem repeats of the cystathionine beta-synthase (CBS pair) domains associated with the CorC_HlyC domain. CorC_HlyC isa transporter associated domain. This small domain is foundin Na+/H+ antiporters, in proteins involved in...; cd04590;~Transporter associated domain; cl08393;~identified by MetaGeneAnnotator; putative;~integral membrane protein [Streptomyces sp. Mg1]), which produces MIVSLLLLLAAFLLILANGFFVAAEFGLVTVERADAERAAAEGDRRARTVVTALRELSFQLSGTQLGITITSLVTGMLAEPAIAGLLDGPLSATGLPDGAVSGIAVLIGMLLASAVQMVVGELVPKNWAVSRPLQVARFVAGPQHVFSSLFRPVISALNTVANRLVRLFGVEPADELDSVRTPRELVSLARHSAQAGALEQDTADLFVRTLTLGGLTADQVMTPRVKVSALQSDATAADVLNLTRATGLSRFPVYRERIDEIVGMVHLKDALAVVPKERHRVPVGRIAVPPLLVPESLPVQALLERLRREQPIAVVVDEYGGTAGVVTLEDIVEELVGEVRDEHDTAADARPELAPVPTDDGSQIWEADGSCRVHTLRRIGLDVPDGPYETVAGLVADLLGRIPAPGDRAELPGWRLSVRQVDRYRAERVRLMRIAPVPVAAEAVR
- a CDS encoding riboflavin transporter pnuX (Nicotinamide mononucleotide transporter; pfam04973;~Riboflavin transporter PnuX [Streptomyces venezuelae ATCC10712];~identified by MetaGeneAnnotator; putative), with protein sequence MNWLNSEAFVVFGQHILWSDMIGNTIGLLALALGWRRSILTWPAQLLSGIVLVGAYASAHLSGGVGKQLLVIGVAAWGWWQWNRGKQQAQDGSLAVRFATWKERGLLLAGAALGTLAVGGLFTLYPSLSWSPWADAYIFVGTLVAMVAQARGLIEFWFAWLLVDLVGVPLAFHSGLAFSGLVYVVYFALVVWGMRDWWLRSRTVPALEGAHA